One genomic region from Rosa rugosa chromosome 1, drRosRugo1.1, whole genome shotgun sequence encodes:
- the LOC133727430 gene encoding uncharacterized protein LOC133727430: protein MESAAKKGNEDKEMATKTYATFFIVAALLATTTLYAGFAMLRHVQSDYGPAILTRKAAFITFVVAYAITLISSIFSSFVAFLCWMNLKRNGALKKSQKMVMLYYSATKLALIAMLLVHISSTYVLYGIKLLGVVEMVAFYFFCCFAITLT, encoded by the exons ATGGAGTCTGCTGCAAAAAAAGGCAATGAAGATAAGGAGATGGCAACAAAG ACTTATGCTACCTTTTTCATAGTGGCTGCGCTTCTAGCTACCACAACCTTGTATGCAGGTTTCGCCATGCTCCGCCATGTACAGAGTGACTATGGTCCTGCAATTCTAACAAGAAAGGCAGCTTTCATCACGTTTGTTGTAGCATATGCAATAACTCTGATTTCgtcgattttttcttccttcgttgcCTTTCTTTGCTGGATGAACCTAAAGAGGAATGGAGCTTTGAAAAAGTCACAGAAGATGGTTATGTTGTATTACTCGGCTACCAAGTTGGCCCTGATTGCAATGCTTCTTGTCCACATTTCCAGCACCTATGTATTGTACGGTATCAAACTTCTAGGAGTGGTCGAAATGGTAGCATTTTACTTTTTCTGTTGCTTTGCTATCACGTTGACATGA
- the LOC133727432 gene encoding pollen-specific leucine-rich repeat extensin-like protein 2 isoform X2 produces the protein MVKMVWLIFFQLLFLGISGARQESAQVLALSETSHEVLQDSTYSVNPPPKVSPFSDTLKLVSSHSETLKKLGFLGLRNINVMVTNPKEAKPRTRKLSSIDPFPARPNPLPKTSDPPLHSSVGFSVPANVAKNPQPPHAQVASPAPAQTASPPIPETASPPVEMSFPEAPEISPVYHQATPPPFAYELPPCNPRAPAPGIGFVHKLWCVAKPTVPADTLQEAVDYACGAGGADCQEIMPSGNCYYPESVVAHASYAFNSYWQKNKRNGGTCSFGGTAMLINSDPSYQLCRFVIT, from the exons ATGGTGAAGATGGTGTGGCTTATCTTCTTCCAGCTTCTGTTTCTGGGTATTTCTG GTGCAAGGCAAGAATCAGCTCAAGTCCTAGCTCTCTCTGAGACATCCCATGAGGTTCTACAAGATTCAACCTACTCTGTGAACCCACCTCCAAAGGTCTCACCTTTCTCTGATACCCTTAAACTGGTGTCTTCTCACTCAGAAACCCTTAAAAAGCTTGGATTTTTGGGGCTCAGAAACATCAATGTGATGGTCACCAACCCAAAGGAGGCAAAACCAAGAACCAGAAAGCTCTCTTCCATTGACCCATTTCCAGCTAGACCAAACCCACTACCCAAAACCTCAGACCCCCCACTCCACTCCTCTGTTGGCTTCTCTGTTCCTGCCAATGTAGCCAAAAACCCTCAACCTCCACACGCTCAAGTAGCCTCACCAGCACCAGCCCAAACAGCCTCACCTCCAATCCCTGAAACAGCATCACCCCCAGTCGAAATGTCTTTTCCCGAAGCCCCCGAAATCTCTCCTGTTTACCATCAAGCCACCCCTCCCCCTTTTGCTTACGAATTGCCACCGTGTAATCCGAGAGCCCCGGCACCTGGAATTGGGTTTGTGCATAAACTGTGGTGTGTAGCCAAGCCTACTGTTCCGGCAGACACATTGCAGGAGGCTGTGGACTATGCTTGTGGAGCTGGTGGTGCTGATTGCCAGGAGATTATGCCAAGCGGAAACTGCTACTATCCTGAGTCTGTTGTGGCCCATGCTTCGTATGCTTTCAACAGCTACTGGCAGAAGAACAAGAGGAATGGAGGCACTTGCAGCTTTGGTGGCACTGCTATGCTTATCAACAGTGATCCAA GTTATCAACTATGCCGTTTTGTTATCACCTAA
- the LOC133727432 gene encoding pollen-specific leucine-rich repeat extensin-like protein 2 isoform X1, translated as MVKMVWLIFFQLLFLGISVSTGARQESAQVLALSETSHEVLQDSTYSVNPPPKVSPFSDTLKLVSSHSETLKKLGFLGLRNINVMVTNPKEAKPRTRKLSSIDPFPARPNPLPKTSDPPLHSSVGFSVPANVAKNPQPPHAQVASPAPAQTASPPIPETASPPVEMSFPEAPEISPVYHQATPPPFAYELPPCNPRAPAPGIGFVHKLWCVAKPTVPADTLQEAVDYACGAGGADCQEIMPSGNCYYPESVVAHASYAFNSYWQKNKRNGGTCSFGGTAMLINSDPSYQLCRFVIT; from the exons ATGGTGAAGATGGTGTGGCTTATCTTCTTCCAGCTTCTGTTTCTGGGTATTTCTG TCTCTACAGGTGCAAGGCAAGAATCAGCTCAAGTCCTAGCTCTCTCTGAGACATCCCATGAGGTTCTACAAGATTCAACCTACTCTGTGAACCCACCTCCAAAGGTCTCACCTTTCTCTGATACCCTTAAACTGGTGTCTTCTCACTCAGAAACCCTTAAAAAGCTTGGATTTTTGGGGCTCAGAAACATCAATGTGATGGTCACCAACCCAAAGGAGGCAAAACCAAGAACCAGAAAGCTCTCTTCCATTGACCCATTTCCAGCTAGACCAAACCCACTACCCAAAACCTCAGACCCCCCACTCCACTCCTCTGTTGGCTTCTCTGTTCCTGCCAATGTAGCCAAAAACCCTCAACCTCCACACGCTCAAGTAGCCTCACCAGCACCAGCCCAAACAGCCTCACCTCCAATCCCTGAAACAGCATCACCCCCAGTCGAAATGTCTTTTCCCGAAGCCCCCGAAATCTCTCCTGTTTACCATCAAGCCACCCCTCCCCCTTTTGCTTACGAATTGCCACCGTGTAATCCGAGAGCCCCGGCACCTGGAATTGGGTTTGTGCATAAACTGTGGTGTGTAGCCAAGCCTACTGTTCCGGCAGACACATTGCAGGAGGCTGTGGACTATGCTTGTGGAGCTGGTGGTGCTGATTGCCAGGAGATTATGCCAAGCGGAAACTGCTACTATCCTGAGTCTGTTGTGGCCCATGCTTCGTATGCTTTCAACAGCTACTGGCAGAAGAACAAGAGGAATGGAGGCACTTGCAGCTTTGGTGGCACTGCTATGCTTATCAACAGTGATCCAA GTTATCAACTATGCCGTTTTGTTATCACCTAA